The proteins below are encoded in one region of Apium graveolens cultivar Ventura chromosome 4, ASM990537v1, whole genome shotgun sequence:
- the LOC141719533 gene encoding uncharacterized protein LOC141719533, producing MANLAKLEFVALDVSGNNYLSWVLDAELHLSANGLKDTIDPEKIPTVEQNAKAIIFLRERNFQKYGEPISLLLVAEKNNELLLKNHRIRPTGSAQLPGVHNTSFLKNERGKGNRGGRGYGRNRGRGNFHGRFHNQYHSGHLKWQRDGYNSGHHKWQRKVPNKRKTPQEGENRGICHWCGSEGHWQRTCRTPKHLVDLYESSKRNNGKRVATNFANYNLVNEPVNKASNEIDTDANLYYGLDD from the exons ATGGCGAATCTTGCAAAATTAGAGTTTGTTGCCTTGGATGTTTCCGGAAATAATTATTTGTCATGGGTCCTTGATGCGGAATTACACCTTAGTGCTAATGGCCTAAAAGATACTATTGACCCGGAAAAGATCCCAACTGTTGAACAAAATGCAAAAGCGATTATCTTTCTTAG GGAGCGTAATTTTCAGAAATATGGCGAGCCGATATCTCTCCTTCTTGTGGCTGAAAAGAATAATGAGTTGCTACTGAAAAATCATCGGATACGTCCCACAGGCTCTGCCCAGTTACCTGGAGTACATAACACGTCATTCCTGAAGAATGAACGTGGGAAAGGGAATAGAGGAGGACGGGGTTATGGACGAAACCGTGGACGTGGAAATTTTCATGGTCGGTTTCACAATCAATATCATTCTGGCCACCTGAAGTGGCAACGTGATGGTTACAACTCTGGCCACCATAAATGGCAACGTAAAGTGCCAAATAAAAGAAAGACGCCCCAAGAAGGAGAGAACCGAGGCATCTGTCATTGGTGCGGATCTGAGGGGCACTGGCAACGTACTTGTCGCACACCCAAACATCTTGTTGATCTCTACGAGTCATCCAAAAGGAATAATGGAAAGAGAGTAGCAACCAACTTCGCTAATTATAATCTAGTTAATGAACCAgtcaataaggcctcaaatgaaATAGACACTGATGCTAATCTTTATTATGGTTTAGACGACTAG
- the LOC141717107 gene encoding GDSL esterase/lipase EXL3-like: MKNISTMWFLVVNVFLLTRLSEAVVKLPPNVTIPAVIAFGDSIVDQGMNNNINTLIKCNFPPYGLDFMGATPTGRFSNAKTPPDLLAEELGIKDLVPAYLDPNLQTTDLLTGVSFASGASGYDPQTPQIASVVSLPDQLKMFKEYITKLKAFVGEERTGFILANSIFVVVAGSDDFANTYFTIGSRRLQYDVPSYADLVVNYASTFIQDLYDLGARRIAVFSAPPIGCLPAQRTLAGGFNRMCVETYNQAAQLYNSKLSSKLNTFANFPQSRIVYIDIYSPLLHLIQNPQNYGFDVVDKGCCGTGELEVSVLCNKFSSTCSDHTKFLFWDSYHPTETGYNLLVNTILSKYLSRFF; this comes from the exons ATGAAGAATATATCAACTATGTGGTTTCTTGTCGTGAACGTCTTTCTGCTTACTCGGTTAAGCGAAGCAGTGGTGAAACTACCACCAAATGTGACCATTCCGGCGGTTATCGCATTTGGCGACTCTATTGTTGATCAGGGGATGAATAATAACATCAATACCTTGATCAAGTGCAATTTCCCACCTTATGGTTTGGATTTTATGGGAGCTACTCCCACCGGGAGGTTTAGCAATGCGAAAACACCACCGGATTTGTTAG CTGAAGAGTTGGGAATAAAAGACCTTGTTCCTGCATATCTAGACCCTAATCTGCAAACTACAGATCTTCTAACAGGAGTAAGCTTTGCTTCTGGAGCATCTGGATATGatcctcaaacacctcaaataGCG TCGGTCGTATCGTTACCAGATCAGTTGAAGATGTTTAAAGAATACATAACTAAGCTTAAAGCATTTGTTGGAGAAGAACGTACAGGTTTCATTTTAGCCAATAGTATTTTTGTTGTAGTAGCTGGCAGTGATGATTTTGCCAATACGTATTTTACTATTGGTTCCAGAAGACTGCAATATGATGTTCCTTCTTATGCTGATCTTGTGGTTAATTATGCTTCCACTTTCATCCAG GATTTGTACGATCTTGGAGCAAGAAGGATTGCTGTATTTAGTGCTCCACCAATTGGTTGTTTGCCAGCGCAAAGAACATTGGCCGGGGGATTTAACAGAATGTGTGTAGAGACATACAACCAAGCAGCACAATTGTACAACTCCAAACTTTCTTCAAAGCTTAATACATTCGCCAATTTTCCGCAGTCAAGAATAGTCTACATAGATATTTATAGCCCTCTACTTCATCTCATCCAAAATCCTCAAAATTATG GTTTTGATGTGGTAGATAAAGGTTGTTGTGGAACAGGAGAATTGGAGGTGTCAGTGTTATGTAACAAATTTAGCTCAACATGTTCTGATCACACTAAGTTTCTCTTCTGGGATAGTTATCACCCTACAGAAACTGGATATAACCTTCTGGTTAATACAATTCTTTCCAAATATCTCAGCAGATTCTTTTGA